A segment of the Nasonia vitripennis strain AsymCx chromosome 2, Nvit_psr_1.1, whole genome shotgun sequence genome:
ATGTTATGATTTTTTGCAAGAGATATAAAATAAACAGCATCGCCATAGTTTCAGAGTAATCTATTTAGAAATAtcgataaaaaattgtatcaaCCATTGATGAGGCGCGTTACACAAATAAAACCGTTTGTTATGTAATGAAATTGCTAAGTATATTCATTCTCTTTTGTCAAAATGGACATAGGAAGCGGGAAGCGAGTCGGTATTCGGCTATCGAGCGCCAGAAAGGTTCGTAAGCGGTACGACAATGTTGAACGTTCTGGAAGCGTGGGTTGGTGTGCAAGCGGGGCGAACGGACAAAATCAAATAACAGAAAGCGGCTTGTTTGCAAGCCGCCCCCAAGCGATCGCGAAGCGCACACATGAGCCGCTGGCGCTTCTCTCGGTCGGGGTAGTCAAGCGCTTTCTATCTCTCTATTGCAACAGCTTCGGTTGATGCACTTGCAGTCCCTCCCTCCGCTTTCGCGCTACCTCTTCAGCCGTGTTCTAGCCTCTCCGCTCCCGCAATCTGCCCGATAGAAGGACACAGCAATCAACGCGAGCGATAGTAGCAGCAACGAACGCTGCATACAAATGCATGCTTTTATTTAGGGCTTTCGGTTAGAAAGCACACAGTCCATTCTGTATATATGCCGCTTTCGTCTCTTTATCACGACGCACGCGGCCCGCTATCATGTGCCTTCCGCCTCTTCACTGACTTTTACACGTGTATATTGCATCCGTGGCTTTCGGTTCATGCCATGTGTGATGCGTAACATTCATTCAATTCTTCCAGTTATCACTTATCGGTAGTGTTTGGTTTCATAAATTGCTATACTATAAGTGCGatactgaatttttttcagGAGTTGTAAGGCATGCCAGGAATTGTATACACATTGTAATTGGGGTTTTCGTGCTACCCCAGTTATGGTGCAATCCCTAGCTCGGGGCTTGGAAAATGACCCGGTGGCGCCAGGCGCTCCTCGCGAACGCCAGAGTCTCGCGACTCTTTGTCTCCCGGCGCGAGGGTTTTTTGCACGTGGTTTGCTCGGCTAGCTGCAGCCCCGAAAAACGGTAAGGAGAGAGGGCGGTTCGGGATAATAGAGACACGTGGTTTATCAGACGGAACTGTATATTCTTAGTAAATTCTTACAACTTATAATCGACTCGTACAACTTGCTAAGATAACCCGCGAACAAAGGCAACTCCGACAAGCAAATACCCGTACACGAAAGATATCCcgcgtgactcgcgcgcgtctcaagGCTCAAGAAGCAACCAGATCACACACGCTTGCTCGCACTTTtcgtctctcactcactcacacaaTTGCGTCGCACGCGAATTCCGCAAACGCCGAACGATTTATCCTAGAATTGCTCGACCACCTTACGCCTCGTGCGTGCAAGTGTCGGCGCCAAGTATTAACCTACGTTTTCACAAAATAACTCTACACTTCTATCATAAAAATCGTTAATTCTACACTTCGCTTATTACTCGAGACAACACAATACTTCGACGGAACACAATACAAAGATATaaagagatagagacagcgaTCCGGAGGTAACTAACGCGTACGCGGGATAACCTTTTCGTTCGCGAAACCGAACGTGGAACTGCTGTTCACCCGCGAGACGGATACGACCGGAGAAAACGGAAAACGATTCACTGACCTTAAATCCTTCTAGCTGGAACACCGGGTGAGGTTGAAGTTGAGGCACGTCCGTTCTGGAGCAGCCGGGGCAGGCGAGTGCCGGCTCGAGCGCTCACGGCTCGCGGCCGCCACTCTGCTCTCCCTAGCCGccgtaccgcgcgcgcgctgattggtcaaCGCGTCGCGGCCAGACGGACCGTTCGCTCGCAACACTATCGGTTCACGCGCCGTTGCCGAGTCGCGCGATCGCGCGTTCGCGCAGATAGCCCCGCGGACACGATGTCGAAACAGATAGccgcgaaattcgaattctCGTAGCACACAGGCAGCCTTTCCCCGCAGACAACCAAGATAACTCTTGACTGCGGAACACGTAGTGACTCCCAATACCCCGTCGTCAGGGCCCTTAACTCGGGCGGCATCTGCCACTACGAACGCGAGACGCTGTAGTTTTTGTTCCTGGCGTTCGTGCGGGCGAGCTGCCATCACGCTGGTCCTGCTGCATCAGACGCTTACGTAGGTAGACCCCACGAAGGGCTCCGCCACCTGCATCGGCTGTCTTACGGTGCGCGGGGCCGACTTAAACACCCTGTCGAGGTGAAAGGTCGCTGCTTCTGCGCCAACGTTGCTCCCCGTCTCTTACTCACGAGTCGGCGACGTGCGTTGTCCTTTTCATCCATCGCAGCCACTGCTCCTCTCTCGTCGTTCACTCAAAATTAAACGACGCACTTAGACACGTTCACTCTCTCATTCACATAGGTAGCCTTGAGACGCTCTACCCCGACCACGTCGAACATCGTTGTTACACGGCGAAATTTTGCCGTGTTACAACCTATACTTATGTGTGATTTTTCATAGTTCAATTGAAGTTATCTGCAGGATGTAGTTATTGATCGCTATTAATTTTGTTTGAGAAATGCTATTCTATGGTATAAAATACTATTAAATTAAACTTTAATACCTTGATGAAAGCAACTCTGCTGTACTTTACTAATACTTGCAGATATCGTACGGGTCTATAAATTCATCCGACTAAATTTTCTGTCAAGGGACGAAACGATGACTAGATTTAATAGtctttttgagatttttttcttcgtaaGTATAACCTCAGAATATTGAtagatatttttgtattttgcaGTCATTCGAGTATATTTATAACGTAGTACATCATATGTTTAGCTTAatcgtatatttataaaaatgaatagtTCCGATGCATAATGATTTAGTTGATCCATCAACTACGTTAATAACTGTACTTTTTTCATAATGTGCTCCATCTCATGAGATTCCAagaatttcttttaaatttacattcatcatttcgaaaataattgaaaagagACTGAATGAAATAACGATACAGCATTTAAAAACTACTATGGAATTCTTTGTATGCACGAGGCCATTACAAAATTAAGACTGAGGCTTGAAAATTGTAGACTGAATGACATGTATCACTTTGTGAATTTGCATGTGCTTGATGAATGTCACCAAACTAAGTTAAAATACTTAATctcaaaaatgttaaaatttggAGAAAAATGATCTCAAAGTGcacaattaaaatataagtCATCGTTGTAAATCAGAGTATTAATTGAGTATGAGTAAAAATAGGAAATGAGAAATAAAATACGCAAACTATGTACTTATAATAACCGTGGTAGGAAATGCATGTAACACCTATCTGGCTGGTTGTCCAACATTGGGCCAGTAATAACTGGTGTACCACATTCTGTGTGACACATTTTATGGAAAATATGTGCAGGCATGAGCGGAATTCAGGCTTCTCATATATAGGGATAAGCCTTACACATGTCTGCGTGTGTTAGCTGGAGCCTATCTACAATGCGTTCTTTCCATTGTTTCGGTGTCATGTTCCCCGCAGAACTGTGTCCTGCTGTACCGACAGGAATACGATATGAGTATGCCATTTCATGTGTCTAATTAGTCATCGAACCATGACGACACTACGGTATATTGCGTTTCGGTAGGTTGGGCGTGCTCCAAAATGGATAACTTTGAAGTTTTATTTATCCAAAGTTTTTTAGTTATATTCatactatttttcttctttctaaATTCTGCACTCTATCTTGTTCAGGAGGGTATAGCTtttaagaagaaaaagaagtaaGTCATGTTTAGTAAGTATGGATAAactaattattttgaattaaaacaTTTACCTGTATACTTATGACTGGGTTTTatactatatttatatttttagattACCACAGCTGATTTTGAGGTGTAGCTATATGCTTTCACAACCAAATCACTGTACCATCTTTGACTGAACGTCTTTTCTAGATGAAACTTTATAAATCCGTCAAATctctttttcaaaactaagCACTGCTCATTGTTGTCAATGAAGTTGAtgttttaagttttagagtAACTGCTGGAAAAAAGAAGCATTCTGAAAAATCTAGAGAATGACGAAAAGATTCTTTTGATTGGAATGAGATACAGTTACAGGCTTTGGAGTATTGGATGTTTAAAACTCAAGCTTGTAAAAAGTTGCTGAAATCTTACGTTGATCAACAGATAAAGACAAAAAAGGTAAATGAGCGATTCGCTTATGATTAACTGTTTAGAAACAATTAAGTTTCCAGgtatttcttctttttaagGGGTCCAgactgggttaaatcctgcaaaaaaacaacaaaatattcgtctaaaaaatatctacactgagaaaactagatattaaaatttactatatatgcaggaaaaattactatattatatagtaacggGCGGTTATACTTGCttagtattaaattttactatctcagatagtaatttctatactgaaatgaaatttgtaaaaatttaattttttttttgctggccaattttacgcgcttattcgattgttattattattgatagttAATGTTGTCAagtgaaagaaatttttttgcggcgacgggaatcgaacctggaCCTCCGGCATGGAAGTCAAGCGCGCTGACCCAAACAGTACTATTATGTACTAAATTTcaaatctgatatattaatcacatttactcatgagttaatattaattatatcacTTACTAAtccagataaacaaaaaattatagattttggtctttgattactgcataaatcaagtttataacctcaaattctggcacacggataaaaaatcttaaaataatttttattatataatgtaGTCATTTCTAGTAAACACGTAACAAGTTTTAATATAagtctaacaatttttactatgaatatctatatctatgatatctaatatagtaatttttcctacatatgtagtaaattttaatatatagttctctcagtgtactgaaaatatttacaatacaCACTATTTATCAGACACACTTGCCACGGCTATGTGAAAGATCCGGActgtcttctttactctacacgggcttaaaatgtaccttaaacatgccccctcagacctcatgaaagacatttctgaaaaatattaattaaatattattatccatacgttgtatacgtaactaataaatttaattaatatttttcatactgtacttgttgctaataacatttaattaatatttttcagaaatgtctttcattaggtctgagggggcatatttaaggtacattttaagcccgggtagagaaaaaaagatggtccggatctttcacaaagccgtggcaagtgactaaaacacttatttatatagtaaaatgtcatgaattttggtcaatgattttgtatggtatatatatgatattatttggtagaaatagtgtatattgtaaatatttttagtagatattttttgtttttaaatttacttcaaaagaaaaaaaaatttcagacgaatattttgttgtgtTTTTGCAGGAACCCAGGCTGGAACCCttaaatacttattatttagGTTGAGGGATTGTTAAATCGCCTGCATGTCGCTATATCAGACCAAGAGAAAACAAAGTTTGAGCTCCATGCATACTAAAAACTTTTCTTCGGAAGAGAATGTTGCAAGCTGGGAAGGttaagagaaagaaaaaaagagttcTATTTTTGGGATGGTACTTGTTTGATTTCGATACTGATAATTCTAAGGTTGCGAGCCAAAGTGACCTGAACCACCTTTGGTACCCGCTGACGGCAAGACGGGAGGCCGGTTACATAGCCAGTTATCGGCTAAGGCGAGTGCGTGATACTGCTGATGATGTCTGACAGAAATTCGCCACGCCACCAAGCACTTTGTTCGGGGTGGGAGGTTCGAGAGAGTAGATGGGCTAGGGCAGTATCGCGTGCTATACCCTGGTATGATGTTCCCAGTCTGGCATCGCTtacagtcatgtgttggggTCATGTCAGCTGCCTCCATAGACGAGGGGATTGAGGGTGGTCGGACACATACCGGGATGAAGACTACTATCGAGCATTGATAATTTAACCAAGCAAGGAGAGAACGCAGGAAAAGTGAAAAGGAGCTCTCGAGATCTGGAATAAAATCCGGGATGatgagcgagaacgagaaagcaTATGGGAGAAGATCCGAGACAGGCTGGACTCTATGGATAATTTTGTGTCAAACGCATCCAACATTCATAAGTCTGTTAAATGCGATCTATCGGCGATTATATCACAGGTTTAGCGGCTTGAAAGAGGACAAGTGGTGCTGGAAAAGAGCAAGGAGAGCCTTGGATTGATGCTAAAAAAAGCGGAAATGTCACCGAACCAGCAGCATATTCAGAAGGAGGACAATGCATCACAGACGATAGATGCATCAAACGCGGTGACGACAAGAACGCTAAATAAGCGTAAGGCAATATCACCAAGCCAGGTAGAAGGGCGACAAGATAACTACGCTAAAAAACGAAGAAAGATAAGGAAGTAGCCCCTGTAGTAGTCACATTAAAAAGCCAATCACAGGTGTCTTCGGAAGAAAAGGCAGACCCACCCTGGCAGGAAGTTATCACCAGAGGTAGGAATATCAAAACAGGGACCCAGCGCGAGTACAACGACCAATAGAGTTAGTTGGAAAATGAaagattatgataaggagatgttCCTGTTAGCACTTAAAGAAATGCAACTGTATAGAACAGCAAACAGCAAGGTGGAGCAGGTGACAGCAAACATCACCCAAGCATGTGAGGCTGCTATGCCTCGAAGAGTGGCATACAGTAGACGaccgccagtatactggtgggacaAGGAGATTGCGAGTGTCACTGGACAAGAAGACGAGAACAACGGGCAaggaagaaatactataaaactggTATAGGCAAGGAAATTGTAGACGCTAGCTGTTgctagcaatgtttaattaatatttttcacactgtacttgttgctaacaacatttaattaatatttttcagaaatgtctttcattaggtctgagggggcatgtttaaggtacattttaagcccggatagagtgaagaagacggtccggatctttcagaaagccgtggcaagtgacaaaaacacttatttatatagtgtaatgtcatgaattttggtccaTGACTTTACAagatatatacatgttttttttccgATAAAAATAGtgtgtattttatatattttcgatagaatttttttttcaaattacatcaaataaaaaattgtttggtaagaagaatatctttttgttttttttttgctggattcaacccaggcttgaccccttaaggAATTGCAGGACGAGGTCGAACAAGACCCTTGGGTACGACCGtataaaatagtaatgaagaagattaaagACAGCTACGTGCCTTAACCAAAGTACCCGGAACTATTGCACCGGGCAGTGACCACACTGTTTCCCAGGCAACTGGAAGAGCCAAGTGTCATCGAAAGAGGTGTGAATGAAGAGCCTATCCCTCCGATCACGATTGAGGAATTGTTAGCCGCCTGCAGAGgggtaggaaacaacaaggccccAGGGCCGGACGGCATTCCAAATATTGCATTAAAGCATGCCATTCATGCTTATCCAGAGGTcttcgtagacttgtacaatacATGTCTAGAAGAGGGAACATTTCCCACAATCTAGAAGAGACAGCGACTAGTGCTTCTGCCAAAGGGAAAGAAACCACCCCAGGAGTCCTCATCATACAGACcgctctgcatgctggatacTCCAGGTAAGATCCTGGAACGCattatctgcgtcagaatggatcattttatagaaggaaaaggtggattagcggaacatcaatatggcttcagaaagaagcgttcaaccctggacgcagttagtctagtgattgacactgcataaacagcgatagagggaaaaagatggaagggaggaaaaaagatgTATTGCGCTATAGTTACATTGaatgtcaaaaatgcatttaatTCGGCCAGATAGAGTgaaatacacgaggcactccggaagcaggatgtgcccttatatataagaagaatgaTGTCCGTACGATGTACCAAGACCTATAAAGTTACAGGGGGCGTCCCCCAAGGGTCAGTACTTGGCCCACCGacttggaacatcatgtacgacgGGGTACTAAAGCTACAATTACCTGAAGGAGCCACAGTCGTGGGAttcgctgacgacatagcagtagtagtagtagcgaaacataaaTAAGAGGTGACAGACATAGCTGAAGAGTCaacccgtataatacacgaatggctaacAGAGACGGGTCTGAAATGAGCCAGTCAAAAAACGAAAGTAATTCTCATTTCCAGTAGGAAGGAAATGGAGGAAATCACACTGACGGTGGATGGACATTAGATCGTTTCTCAACCAACTATTAAATACTTGGGTatcaccatcgatgcaagactaagtTTTAAACAGCATCTGGAAGTAGTCagtgataaagcagcaaaagttaGCGCTActctatcacgattgatgccGAATGTAGGAGGGCCAACTCAGAagcgaaggttactcttagctagtgtaactacatcgattatgctatacgGAGCCCCAGTGTAGGCAGATGCGATGCGGGTGAAATCGTATGCACGAAAGTTGACTACCGTGTGTAGGCGAAGTGCACTAAGAGTGGCATCCGCTTACCGCACGGTATCGGATGATGCTGTCTGCATTATAGCAGGCATGTCACCCATTGGCCTTTTAGCGTTGGAAAAAAGGACGTATTTGAAGGCAGGAGACGATCGAATGACAAAAGCCAGAAAGAGATCTGGGATGCtgcaagaaagaagacgatgggtgaatggcaaacaagatgggacGCTAGGCAAGGGGCGATGCACTCATCGCCTTATACCAAAGATAGAAGACTGGATTGGAAGAAGAAATGGGGAAGTTAATTACTACCCCACGCAGTTTTTGACCGGACATGAATGTTTCCGGGCGTACCTGCATCGGTTCAAACTAGACGACCGTCCGAACTGCCCAATGTTCGGATGCAACAGAGGATGTCGAGCACGTCTTTTGCAAGTACTCACGATATCAGCAGGAGTGAGAAGAACTTAAGAGTTATCTTCAGACCAGAGTAACTCCTGAGTCGATTATGACGGCCATGCTGACTTCAAAGGATAGATGGTGCGCAATCAGCAACTATGCAGCAGACATTCTCAAAAAAGTCAGAAAGGACGAAGAAgacagaagaagacgaagaggctgagtatgtacgtgtgtgtgtgcgacgcAGAAAATGAAGGATGACTATAGTGATGACGACCACATCAACCAGAAGCAGGCGAAAGCCTTTCGCCCCGTCGCGAAGCATTGCTTGACGGTGGTACCGCGGGGTCCAGGGGCATAGAAGATGGAGCTAGGCACGTTTACCAATGGTCGATAAAGATAAAGAGGGCGTTCCTTTTACGGCTGGGTGTTTTTTCACCTGCCCGTAAGAGGGATGGGTTTAGTCGGTATGAATCCGACACACAACTGACATTGGGGATGGGGCTGTTCCGACGACCCCATAAACAAGGTCATGCTATGGactttctaagattttccctAATACCTTTTTCtccaagagagaaaaaaaccgctgccaattctttggcacttagcttcctccaacaaaattaatttttttttttttttacatggcatttggaactcgtaagttcatcgcctcatctacgcaagccttccacgctgccctatcttgtgtcaaccccacccaagatgcacctctccgatagacacccacccgtcctatttctaccaGATCCGTTTTTACGTTGTCCttccatctacgtctaggtctacctagaggtcgcgttaccatcggcctgcccttcatgacacgcgctgccgtacggtcgtctcccattctcgctacgtgccctgcccatcccaatctgcgcgattttattattctgttaatatttggtgacgcgtacagattgtgtaactcatcattgtgtagtctcctccattccccggtttcctcatctttcttcggcccgtatatttttcgcaagactttattttcaaataccctaaaacggttgtccgcctgcttagtgagagcccacg
Coding sequences within it:
- the LOC116416078 gene encoding uncharacterized protein LOC116416078, which gives rise to MSPIGLLALEKRTYLKAGDDRMTKARKRSGMLQERRRWVNGKQDGTLGKGRCTHRLIPKIEDWIGRRNGEVNYYPTQFLTGHECFRAYLHRFKLDDRPNCPMFGCNRGCRARLLQVLTISAGVRRT